One genomic segment of Aquipluma nitroreducens includes these proteins:
- a CDS encoding diaminopimelate decarboxylase family protein, giving the protein MTTKYIPFSKPQLEKIIEQYPTPFHIYDEKGIREYARKFTKAFSWNSGFKEYYAIKSAPNPYLMKIMREEGFGIDCSSYAELVIAEKLGMSGDEIMFTSNDTPAYEYKKAIELGAIINLDDISHIEYLEKNVGLPSLVCFRYNPGSLKEGNTIIGHPEEAKYGFTREQLFEGYQMLKDKGVTRFGLHTMVASNELDAAYFVETAQILFDLIVEIKQKVGIQIEFANLGGGIGIPYRPTEQPVDLDFMSQGIKKLYQEKIEANGLAPLRVYFESGRAMTGPFGYLVSTVLHIKKTYKQYAGLDSSMANLMRPALYGSYHHITVMGKEYEPLDQVYDVTGSLCENNDKFAINRKLPKVESGDIVVIHDTGAHGHAMGFNYNGKLRSAELLIRENGEVVQIRRAETLNDYFATLDFGGLSDFKV; this is encoded by the coding sequence ATGACAACGAAATACATTCCATTTTCTAAACCGCAGCTCGAAAAAATCATTGAGCAATATCCAACTCCTTTTCATATTTACGATGAGAAAGGAATACGTGAATACGCCCGGAAATTCACCAAAGCATTTTCCTGGAATTCAGGATTCAAAGAATATTATGCCATCAAATCGGCTCCAAACCCGTATTTGATGAAAATCATGCGCGAAGAGGGCTTCGGTATTGATTGCAGTTCGTATGCCGAATTAGTGATTGCCGAAAAGTTAGGCATGTCGGGCGACGAAATCATGTTCACATCAAACGATACCCCAGCCTACGAATATAAAAAAGCCATTGAGCTCGGAGCAATCATCAATCTCGACGATATTTCACACATCGAATACCTCGAAAAGAATGTAGGTTTGCCTTCGTTGGTTTGCTTCCGTTATAATCCGGGGTCGTTGAAAGAAGGAAATACCATTATTGGTCATCCGGAAGAAGCTAAATATGGTTTTACCCGCGAACAATTGTTCGAAGGCTACCAAATGCTGAAAGACAAAGGTGTAACGCGTTTTGGACTTCATACCATGGTTGCGTCCAACGAATTGGATGCTGCGTATTTTGTGGAGACCGCTCAGATTCTTTTCGATCTGATTGTGGAAATCAAACAAAAAGTTGGTATTCAAATTGAGTTTGCTAATCTTGGCGGAGGTATCGGAATTCCATACCGTCCAACCGAACAACCTGTTGATTTGGATTTTATGAGCCAGGGAATTAAGAAGTTGTATCAGGAAAAGATTGAAGCCAATGGACTTGCTCCACTTCGGGTTTATTTCGAATCGGGAAGAGCCATGACCGGTCCATTTGGATATTTGGTTTCAACGGTACTTCACATTAAAAAAACATACAAGCAATACGCCGGACTTGATTCGAGTATGGCGAACCTCATGCGTCCGGCTCTTTACGGGTCGTACCACCACATTACGGTGATGGGCAAGGAATACGAGCCACTCGATCAGGTTTACGATGTAACCGGCTCGCTTTGCGAAAACAACGATAAATTTGCCATTAACCGTAAATTGCCAAAGGTTGAATCAGGTGACATTGTGGTGATTCACGACACTGGGGCGCACGGGCATGCCATGGGTTTCAACTACAACGGCAAATTGCGCTCGGCCGAATTGCTGATACGCGAAAACGGAGAAGTTGTACAGATTCGCCGTGCCGAAACACTCAACGATTATTTTGCAACTTTGGATTTTGGCGGACTGAGCGATTTTAAGGTTTAG
- a CDS encoding glycosyltransferase family 4 protein — MRIGFDAKRAFNNAAGLGNFSRNSIRALSRQFPNDRYFLFHPGNSNPLFKAPVNSSEIKPRSILWKTLKFGWRSFRVGELAKKLDLDIYHGLSHELPIWIENSNIKTVVTIHDLIYLRYPEYYHRIDRKIYDQKFRRACKVATCIHAISEQTKQDLMTYFFIPEDKIKVIYQSINPVFFERIDDEKKLELRKKYQLPAKFILSVGTVEPRKNLLGLLEGMVQSKAYVPLVVVGKLTDYQLKVQKFIEADLNRLEVFFLSQIPDDELAVIYQMAEVMVYPSFFEGFGLPVAEAQASGCPVITSHTSSLPEVGGDAALYINPLRPEAIGNALTTILSDATLRESLVAKGLINAQRYTPANFARQLKHLYNTIAE; from the coding sequence ATGAGAATCGGATTTGATGCCAAGCGAGCTTTTAATAATGCTGCCGGTCTGGGAAATTTCAGCCGCAACTCCATTCGTGCGCTTTCACGTCAATTCCCCAACGACCGGTATTTTCTTTTTCATCCGGGCAATTCGAACCCACTTTTTAAGGCTCCGGTTAACTCTTCAGAAATTAAACCAAGGAGTATTTTGTGGAAGACACTGAAGTTTGGATGGCGAAGTTTTCGGGTAGGTGAGTTAGCTAAAAAACTTGATCTCGATATTTATCATGGATTAAGTCATGAACTGCCAATCTGGATCGAAAATTCAAACATCAAGACGGTAGTTACCATACACGATCTGATTTATCTTCGTTATCCGGAATATTATCACCGGATTGACCGAAAGATTTACGATCAGAAATTTAGACGAGCCTGTAAAGTAGCTACTTGCATTCATGCCATTTCGGAACAAACCAAGCAGGATTTGATGACCTATTTTTTCATTCCTGAAGACAAAATAAAAGTTATTTACCAGTCGATTAATCCTGTTTTTTTTGAACGTATTGATGACGAAAAAAAGCTTGAATTACGGAAAAAATATCAATTGCCAGCTAAATTTATACTTTCGGTTGGAACTGTTGAACCTCGAAAAAATTTATTGGGATTACTCGAAGGAATGGTTCAGTCAAAGGCATATGTTCCGCTTGTTGTTGTTGGTAAACTGACTGATTATCAGCTAAAAGTTCAGAAATTTATTGAGGCAGATCTTAATCGCCTGGAGGTGTTTTTTCTGTCGCAAATTCCTGATGATGAGCTTGCCGTAATTTACCAAATGGCAGAGGTTATGGTCTATCCTTCATTTTTCGAAGGATTTGGTCTTCCGGTCGCGGAAGCACAGGCGTCAGGATGTCCTGTAATTACATCCCATACAAGTAGTTTGCCCGAAGTTGGTGGTGACGCTGCTTTGTATATTAATCCGTTGAGGCCTGAAGCGATAGGGAACGCTCTTACAACGATTTTGTCGGATGCTACCTTGCGCGAGTCGCTTGTTGCTAAGGGATTAATCAATGCTCAACGTTATACTCCGGCAAATTTTGCCCGACAATTAAAACATCTTTATAACACGATTGCTGAATGA
- the dapF gene encoding diaminopimelate epimerase, which produces MQNFFVKSHGLGNDYFVLNEAELSFKLNEKNIQLLCDVHYGIGSDGILLKVPSDKADFGLKIYNPDGSEAEKSGNGLRIFAKYLYDYSHTSGKKFTIETLGGIVTAEVTRETKGIASQVKVDMGKAIFDSHQIPVTCDSPECLDHPLNIVDETYLINCVSVGNPHCVILRDRLVEGEILKHGSEIENHPMFPHRINVQFAKVISRNEVEILIWERGAGYTLASGSSSCAVAAVMVKKGLTDRVLSLKMPGGTLHIEIDEDWNIRMIGEVREIASGYLSDELIADALCL; this is translated from the coding sequence ATGCAAAACTTTTTTGTCAAATCACACGGGCTCGGAAACGACTATTTTGTTTTGAACGAGGCCGAACTTTCCTTTAAGCTGAATGAAAAAAACATCCAGTTGCTTTGCGATGTACATTATGGAATCGGATCAGATGGAATTCTCCTGAAAGTGCCTTCCGATAAAGCAGACTTTGGTTTGAAAATATACAATCCTGATGGATCGGAAGCCGAAAAGAGTGGAAACGGATTGCGTATTTTCGCGAAATACCTGTACGATTATAGTCATACTTCAGGTAAAAAATTCACCATCGAAACGCTTGGTGGAATTGTAACTGCTGAAGTGACCCGCGAAACTAAGGGAATTGCCAGTCAGGTGAAAGTTGATATGGGAAAAGCCATTTTTGATTCGCACCAGATTCCGGTTACTTGCGATTCGCCAGAATGCCTGGATCATCCGCTGAATATAGTTGACGAAACCTACCTGATTAACTGTGTGTCAGTTGGGAATCCGCATTGTGTTATTCTTCGCGATCGACTGGTTGAAGGTGAAATATTGAAACATGGTTCAGAAATTGAGAACCATCCCATGTTTCCGCACCGGATTAATGTTCAGTTTGCCAAAGTAATTTCGCGTAACGAGGTGGAAATTCTAATTTGGGAGCGAGGTGCCGGTTACACGCTGGCCTCCGGGAGTTCGTCGTGCGCCGTAGCTGCTGTAATGGTAAAAAAAGGACTAACTGATCGGGTATTAAGCCTGAAAATGCCCGGAGGAACCCTTCACATTGAAATTGATGAAGATTGGAATATCCGCATGATTGGCGAAGTTCGCGAAATTGCTTCAGGCTATTTAAGTGATGAATTGATTGCAGATGCACTTTGTTTGTAA
- a CDS encoding ATP-binding cassette domain-containing protein encodes MNSIEFKHISFKTDDKTILKDISFDLPEGHSMAIVGPSGCGKTTLGRLIAQKLIPSSGEILFPEGAVCQMVEQQDNFMTVSRIGSSYYGQRYENQGMDEAPSVQSFLQQTTSDVDWVMLLMDIAHLKNSKLMQLSNGERKRTQLAAALLEHPDLLVLDQPFVGLDVLSRQKLTTQIGELHQSGKAIVLICDPLHLPEQMDWVLVLGNGRLVQWVRRADYIPERLVEDAPETMEHSFAELQVSSEDQFEFAVKMNAVNVVHGEREILKNINWTVRKGERWALMGPNGAGKTTLLSLITADNPQGYVNDLTLFDRKRGSGESIWDIKKRIGYVSPELHLYFLRGKGIFNTIPGLEKSISSGGNSLRCDEVITSGFNDQIGFSSSNSDYQKKAVKAWFPILQLEHLSDSRFADASLSEQRLLLLARALVKMPSLLILDEPCQGLDSHQIRRFTRMLDVICSHLETTVIYVTHYPEEIPQSVTKLLQLENGQVKFCGSFFPES; translated from the coding sequence ATGAATTCAATTGAATTTAAACATATTTCTTTTAAAACTGACGACAAAACGATTCTGAAAGATATTTCGTTTGATTTGCCAGAAGGTCATTCCATGGCTATTGTTGGCCCATCGGGTTGCGGAAAAACAACGTTGGGAAGATTGATCGCACAAAAACTGATTCCTTCTTCAGGCGAGATTCTGTTTCCTGAAGGTGCGGTTTGCCAAATGGTGGAGCAGCAGGATAATTTTATGACGGTTTCCCGCATCGGATCGAGTTATTATGGCCAACGATACGAAAATCAGGGGATGGATGAAGCCCCTTCGGTACAGTCGTTTTTGCAACAAACAACTTCCGATGTCGATTGGGTAATGCTGTTGATGGATATTGCTCATCTGAAGAACAGCAAGTTGATGCAGTTGAGTAACGGCGAACGTAAACGTACCCAATTGGCTGCTGCATTGCTCGAACATCCTGATTTGCTGGTACTCGATCAGCCTTTCGTTGGACTCGATGTTCTTTCGCGACAAAAACTGACCACGCAGATTGGCGAGTTACACCAATCGGGGAAGGCCATTGTTTTGATTTGTGATCCGCTGCATCTTCCGGAGCAAATGGATTGGGTACTTGTGCTTGGAAATGGGCGATTGGTTCAGTGGGTTCGGCGAGCCGATTATATTCCGGAACGACTGGTGGAAGATGCACCTGAAACAATGGAACACAGTTTTGCTGAATTGCAGGTTTCGTCGGAAGATCAGTTTGAATTTGCGGTAAAGATGAACGCGGTAAATGTTGTTCACGGCGAACGCGAAATCCTGAAAAATATCAATTGGACGGTGCGAAAAGGAGAGCGTTGGGCGCTGATGGGACCAAATGGTGCAGGAAAAACAACTTTACTTAGCCTGATTACGGCCGATAATCCGCAGGGATATGTGAACGACTTGACTCTTTTTGACCGGAAACGTGGCAGTGGCGAAAGCATTTGGGATATTAAAAAGCGAATTGGCTATGTTTCTCCTGAACTCCACCTGTATTTTTTGCGTGGAAAGGGTATTTTCAATACCATTCCTGGATTGGAAAAATCAATTTCTTCCGGCGGTAACTCGCTTCGTTGCGATGAGGTGATTACTTCCGGCTTTAACGATCAGATTGGGTTTTCGTCATCGAACAGCGATTATCAGAAAAAAGCGGTAAAGGCCTGGTTCCCAATTCTACAGTTGGAACATTTGTCCGATAGCCGGTTTGCTGATGCCTCGCTGAGCGAACAACGTTTGTTGCTTTTGGCTCGCGCCTTGGTGAAGATGCCTTCACTTCTGATTTTGGATGAACCTTGTCAGGGGCTCGACTCGCATCAAATACGCCGTTTTACCCGAATGCTCGACGTGATTTGCTCTCATTTGGAAACAACGGTGATTTATGTAACCCATTATCCGGAAGAAATTCCACAATCTGTGACCAAATTGCTGCAACTCGAAAATGGGCAAGTGAAATTTTGTGGGTCATTTTTTCCGGAATCGTAA